A window of Tautonia plasticadhaerens contains these coding sequences:
- a CDS encoding transglutaminase family protein: MLLRIQHETRFTYTAPVTETVFEVRMAPQSDEDQTALRYRLQTTPQAPVTAFHDGFGNRVDLFNIAKPYHELIIRSTSFVRTHRRQASPRLLEVSWPPSGPYDVDAAEFLLPSPLVDASPALDAFLGELPRPTGDAMSDILALVSAVRDRFKYEKRVTGARTLLSEALEGGKGVCQDFAHLFIGACRGLGIPARYVSGYVNHPGEIATHAWCQIWGGDGVGWFDVDPTAGEFASDDYVVIAFGRDYSDVPPNRGVWKGKAEEQIAVTVGVEPVDRLPFEWNEWTFPVPADGQSQYQRQGSRSSQMQRQSSRAAFPDQPRPRAELHQQQGQQQ, from the coding sequence ATGCTGCTGCGGATCCAGCACGAGACTCGGTTCACCTACACGGCCCCCGTGACCGAGACGGTCTTCGAGGTCCGGATGGCGCCGCAGTCGGACGAGGACCAGACGGCGCTGCGATACCGGCTCCAGACGACCCCGCAGGCCCCGGTCACCGCCTTCCACGACGGCTTCGGCAACCGGGTCGACCTGTTCAACATCGCCAAGCCCTATCACGAGCTGATCATCCGGTCGACCAGCTTCGTGCGGACCCATCGCCGCCAGGCCTCCCCGAGGCTCCTTGAAGTCTCCTGGCCGCCCTCCGGGCCTTATGACGTGGACGCGGCCGAGTTCCTGCTCCCCAGCCCGCTGGTCGACGCCAGCCCCGCGCTGGACGCCTTCCTCGGGGAACTCCCCCGCCCCACCGGCGACGCGATGAGCGACATCCTCGCCCTCGTTTCCGCCGTCCGGGACCGCTTCAAGTACGAGAAGCGGGTGACCGGCGCCCGGACCCTGCTGAGCGAGGCGCTGGAGGGCGGCAAGGGGGTCTGCCAGGACTTCGCCCACCTCTTCATCGGCGCCTGCCGGGGGCTGGGGATCCCGGCCCGGTACGTCAGCGGCTACGTGAACCACCCGGGAGAGATCGCCACCCACGCCTGGTGCCAGATCTGGGGCGGGGACGGGGTCGGCTGGTTCGACGTGGACCCGACCGCCGGCGAGTTCGCCAGCGACGACTACGTCGTCATCGCCTTCGGCCGGGACTACTCCGACGTCCCCCCCAACCGGGGGGTCTGGAAGGGGAAGGCCGAGGAGCAGATCGCCGTCACCGTCGGCGTCGAGCCGGTCGACCGCCTCCCGTTCGAGTGGAACGAGTGGACCTTCCCGGTCCCCGCCGACGGCCAGTCCCAGTACCAGCGGCAGGGCTCCCGGTCGAGCCAGATGCAGCGCCAGTCCTCCCGGGCCGCATTCCCCGACCAGCCCCGCCCCCGGGCCGAGCTGCACCAGCAGCAAGGCCAGCAGCAGTGA